ACTTAATTCCACTTTCTTATCTTTATATAAAAAGGAGACGACTTTAATTTCCAAGTAGAAATTAAGGTCGTTTTTCTTTTTTAAAAAAGAAGCACATCATATTGTTATTACTAGTTTTATGACTATAAGCTTTCAGTAGTTTATAGAACTAAATAAAAGAAATCAATAATATAGATGTTTAATTTTACATTATATACCCTGAATGATTTATAAATTTTTCCAAGGATTATTCAAGCCTTGGCATGCTCTTTTTTCTAAAGGTTTCATTGCTTCACCTTCTGGGTGTACAAAAAGAACGCACTCTGTGTTATTGTAAAGTCGACGAAACATAACAATAAAGGAGTGCGTTCTTATGTCTATCACTTTACAACAAAAATCGCTGACATTCAATGACCAAAAAGCCATTTCAGTCGCCAACGATGGTGGCAACTTAACCAATGACGCGGGGCTCGTCTTGCTTTCGGAGTTTTTAAATCAAATTCGTTTTGATTCACTGTTAGCGCAATACGTTCATATTCCAGAGCATCGTTCCTTCGCCCAACATGAATGGCTGGACGTCGTAAAACAATGGTTATTTCAATTGATCGCTGGTTATTCTCGAGACCGAGACGCCAACACCTTACAATATGATCGCCTTTTTAAGGAAGCATTGAAACAAGAACGACTCAGTTCGCAATTTATGATGTCTACTTTGCTTCATACCTTAACAGAAGAAACTATCAACCAATTATTACAAGTGGCGAAAAAACTTGGCGATTTAGGCATGGACCAGCAAAACAGCCAACAACTCGTGCTTGATCTAGATTCCACCTGTTGTCCTACCTACGGAAAACAAGAAGCAGGGGAATATATTTACCACTATGGCCTCCATGGGTATCATCCATTTGTGGCGTTCGAAGGGTTAACCGGGCTGGCATTAGATGTCCGTCATCGGCATGGAAAATCTTATACCTCGACCCATGCCGAAGAATACTTAAGTGAAATGTTGGCGCATTACCAACAACGTTCGAGTGATCCCACCATGCTCGTACGCGGGGATAGCGGCTTTGCCAAACCGGAAATTTATCAACAGTGTGAGTGTCGAGGCGCACATTATGTGATTAAACTAAAAAATAATGCCCGGTTGGTTCATCATGCGCAACATCTTGTCCAATATACCAACGGTACGGACTACACAAAGACCGAACATCAATATTTTAAGATGGCTTATCAAGCGGATTCTTGGGACCGATCTCGAACAGTAGCCATCAAAGCCACCAGAAAAGCCGAAACTTTACTTTTTTCCGAATTTCAATTTGTGGTGACCGATTTCGCTCATCTTTCGCCCCAAACCATTTTTCAGCTCTATCAAAAACGAGGGAATATGGAAAACTTCATTAAAGAAATGAAGACCGGATTTTTCGCTGATAAAACGGACAGCCCTTCCTTTTTAGCGAATAAAGCCCGTTTAGCTTTGAGCTTTATTGCCTATAATATCATCCATTTGATGAAACAGCTGACTTTTCCGCAAGAGCAAAAGACGACGGTGATTGACACGATCCGTTTTCAACTATTTCATATTGCAGGAAAAGTCACAGAACACGCACGTCAAATTCAAATTCGCTTATCAAGTACGAATGTTTACAACACGCTTTTTTGGGAAGTTCTTACACGCATTCAGCGATTGAATCTCTAGTTTACTTTCGCCATTTTAAGCTCTATAAAAAGCTTGTCTTTCATTTTCTAGGAAGAACTTTATCTTTTTTTAACCTAGTTCAATCGTCCTTTCCTATTCTTTATTAAAAAGCGGCGACAAAAATAGAAAATAACATAAATGGCACTTCGTGGGGCGGTCGAATGAGTTATCCACAAAGTTTTATAAATCATTCAGGTATACTTTTGGGAAAGAAAAATTAAGCTTATGCGTATTTTGCATATTGACTTTTATGCGATAATTGCATAGAATATAAACGTACTTATTTTTATTTGTATGAAGCCCTTGGATAAGGCGTCTTTTGATTTGTGAGATTTAGCAAATAATCGATACTGGTGTTATGGTATTTAGCTAGTTTAATTAATGCTTCGGTTGGAATGTCTAAAACTCCCGATTCATAGCGGGAATAAGTTGTTTGGCTAATACTTAAAATTTTTGCCATATCTGTTTGACTAAGATCATTATCATCTCGTAAATTACGTATTCTATAATACATCGAATCACCTCAAGATTATTGTATATGATGTAAAAGCTGACACATTTTTTAATGCGAAAAACGCATAAATTTAATATTAACGTAATTTAAAAAACAATGAAAAAGACAGCTTTACTAGTTGCTAAATAACACAATAATTAGCTTAGTTACAAAAGTAACCGATTTAATACAAATATTATTGAGTACAAGTGTTGCAAACTGTCTGCCACACTATTGAAAATAAGCTAAGTTGAGGCGTGACGTTTGCCTGACATATAATTAAATATGGGGGAGTAACTAAATTAATTGGCTTAACCCAAATTCTTACCTTACATTATTTGTTTGGAGAGAATTTGGGCTTTTTTAGTTATGGAAGAAAGGAGAGTGTGACTTAAGTAAAGGAAAAAGATAATTAAATCACTTTTTAAATAACTAGTATAGATAGAAGGAGATAATAATGGGAAATATTGTTTATACAAGAATAGATGATCGTTTAGTACATGGGCAGGTTATGACTGCTTGGGTACAAGTAACCAAGGCTAACGAGGTGCTAATTGTCGATGACGACGTAGCAAAAGACACTTTTTTACAAATGGTGATGAAATCGGCAATGCCTAACAAGGTTTCATTAAAAGTAGTTACCATAAATGAAGTTAAAGACTATATTGAAAATCAAGAGAAAGGTAAAAATATCTTTATTCTTGTAAAAACGCCACTTACAGTTGAAAGATTGCATGAACAAGAAGTTAATATACAATCATTAGGTGTCGGTGGAATGGGAGCAAGAGAAGATCGGAAGACCTTATATCGTAATATTTCGGCAAGTGACGAAGAAAAACGAGCATTAATTCACTTAAATGAACTAGGAGTAGATGTATTTTTCCAAGTGACCCCCGATAATACAAAAGTACGGTTAAGTAATGTATTGAAAGGAGCATGATTTTAATGCAAACAAATATGATTCAAGCTACTCTTATTGGCTTGTTGTACTATTTAACTGTAGCCAATTCACCATGGTTTACTGGTCTAACGAGTGTTTCTGTTAGACAACCTATTGTGGCAGGTACAATTGTTGGCATTATACTAGGTGAACCAACACAAGGATTGATTATTGGCGCTACATTAAATGCTTTTTTTATTGGTTTTATTTCTCCTGGAGGTGCTGTTTCGAGTGAACCAGGTATTGCAGGTATTATTGGAACATCGTTAGCTATTATGACAAATGCAAGTCCAGATGTCGCTCTTTCTTTAGCAATACCATTTGGTTTATTGGGTACCATTATTTGGAATGTACGGATGACAATTAATTCTTTTTTTGTCCATTGGATGGATAAAGTAGTAGAAGAAGGTGACTATCGTAAGATTTTTTTCATTCACCTAGTACCTTCTCAAATATCAACATTTTTGATTAGTGCTGTTCCGGTATTTTTAGTTGTGTACTATGGTGGCGATTCAGTTCAATGGTTTTTAAGTGTATTAGAAGGGAAACCGACAGAAATATTGGAAGCTATTGGTGGCATTTTACCTGCTCTAGGGATTGCACTAACTTTAAAAGTTATTATGAACAGAAAAGGGATAATTCCATTCTTTTTAGCTGGTTTTTTTATAGTAATATATGCAGAGGTGCCAATGTTATTATTAGCAGTATTTGCTACTATAATTGCATATTTCTACTCAGATTTAAAATTTGCAAAGCAGGAGGGTTAAACCATGGAAGAATCATATCAACTACCTGAAGAAAGGCGTTTAACAAAACGAGACTTAAATAAAGCTTATTTATACTGGATTTCGCTGTCTCAAGCAACTTATAGTTGGGAACGGATGATGGGGCCAGCAATGGCTGGTACAATGATTCCTATTATGGAGCGGATTTACCCTTCAAACGAGGAATTTAAAGAAGAAAGAAAAGAAATGATGAAGCGCCATATGCAATTTTATAATACTGAAGCTTGGTTGACAGGACCACCAGTATTATCAGTAATTATTTCGATGGAAGAAGAAAAGGCCGCAGGTGTTCCTATCAAACATGAAGATGTTTCCGGAATGAAAACTGGATTAATGGGGCCAATGGCAGGTGTTGGAGACACATTAAGGCAAGCAACTTTGATTCCAATTATTGGTTCAATCGCAATTTCTCTAGGAACAGAAGGTAACTTTTTAGGTCCTATCTTTTATATGTTAGCTACATTAATCTTGAACTACGGTTTCTCTTATTTTTCTTTTCATTGGATGTATAAAAAAGGTAAAGAAGGAATCAATGAGATTTTTGCGAGCGGTGCATTAGAGAAGTTTATGACAATGGCAACTGCTGTTGGTGCTGTAACAATAGGAGGATTAGCGGCTAATACAGTAAATGTTACGTCCTCATTAACTTTAAACTTCGGTGAGAATCAAATTGTTATACAAGAAATTCTTGATACGATTATCCAAGGAATTTTACCATTAGGCGCTGTATTTTTAACTTTATATTTATTGGTAAATAAGAATTGGGGATCAACTAAGATACTTCTTATATTGATAGCGATCGCAATTATTGGCGTTTTAATAGGCTTTTTATAGCTGAAGAAAGGAGAAATAAGTATGCATGCGACAATTATCGGTGGTGGAAGAATTGGGAGAGGTTTTGTGGCTTCTTTATTAAAAAGAAATCACGTAGAAATAACCTTTTTTGATACAGATCAAGAATTAGTGAAAAATTTTGAACAATATAGTTCTTATACTGTTCATGTTTTGGGAAATGAAAAAGAAAATACAATTATTAACGAATATAAAATTAATCATATAAATAATTCACAGGCTTGGGCTGACGAACTGACTAAAACAGATATCATCTTTACAGCAGTTGGAGGTAAAAATTTAACCTCGCTTGGCAAAATAATTGGAAAAAATTATCAACAAGCTTTGTCAAGAGAGGACGTTCCTTCATTCATTTTGGTAACTTGTGAGAACTGGATGACTCCTGCAGAGGATCTTCAACAAGCAATTGAAACACAACTTGCAGATGCAGAAAAGTATATTTTTCAGAGACACGTAGACATTACACAAGCAGTAATTCGTGCTTCAGGTACTTCGGCACCAAACGGAGAACAGACTATTAACCCATTGGATACTTGGGTACAGGACTATTGGGCATTACCAGTTGATGGTAAAAGGTTACAAAATCATCAAAAGCCTAATTTGCAGTATTTTGAATTTAGAGATGATTTTGGCGAAATGCTTGCTCAAAAAATTTATACTAACAATACAAGTGTTGCTTTAGTTGCATATTTAGGATATTTAAAAGGGATCAATTACGTAGCAGATGCTGCAAATGATTCAGATATTGAGCCTATTTTAGAGTTGGGCTATGAAGAAATTAACCAAGCTTTAATTTATTCGTTAGGAGTAAGTGAAGAAAGTCAATTAGAATTTTCTCGGGTAGCTGAAGCAAAATATAAAGATTATTCTATTGTAGATGAAGTTATTCGTATTGGACGTGATCCGATTCGAAAGTTGGCATCGGATGATCGTTTAATTGGTCCTGCCAATATGGCAATGGATGCAGGGGTCAATCCAAAAGCGATTTCTTTAGCTACTGCAGCAGCAATTTATTTTGATTATCCGAAAGATCCTTCATCAGTAGAGTTGAAAAGGATTAGAGAAACACAAGGAATTGATGCTGTGCTAGAAGAAGTTTGTGGCATTTCTAAAGAGAGTACTTTAGCTAATTTAATAAAAGAAAGTATTTTAGAATTGAAAGAACATCAATGGATAAAGGGGGAAGCTTAGTGAGTAAAACAGCAATAGTATACGGAGCTGGACAAACAGGTCGTGGCTATGCAGCTCGTTATTTACAAGAAAGTGGTTATCAGATTATTTTTATTGAAAAAAATGACCAATTGGTACAACGTTTAAATGAAGATAAACATTACGAAATTCATTTTTACCATAAGGATCGTACGCCGATCATTATTAATGATTTTCGTGTATATAATTTAGAAGAGGGGTTAAGAACGTTTCTATTAGAAGCTGACCTGATCATTACTTCTGTCGGAGAAGAAAATCTTCATGAAGTCGCAACTTCATTAGCAAAGCACTTATCTGAAGATGAAGTACCCCAGTTGCTAACTTGTGAGAATGGTATTAACCCAGCTAGAGTATTAAAACAAACGCTTCAAAAAAACATGAATACTGGAAAAGATTTTGCTA
This region of Tetragenococcus osmophilus genomic DNA includes:
- a CDS encoding IS1380 family transposase; this encodes MSITLQQKSLTFNDQKAISVANDGGNLTNDAGLVLLSEFLNQIRFDSLLAQYVHIPEHRSFAQHEWLDVVKQWLFQLIAGYSRDRDANTLQYDRLFKEALKQERLSSQFMMSTLLHTLTEETINQLLQVAKKLGDLGMDQQNSQQLVLDLDSTCCPTYGKQEAGEYIYHYGLHGYHPFVAFEGLTGLALDVRHRHGKSYTSTHAEEYLSEMLAHYQQRSSDPTMLVRGDSGFAKPEIYQQCECRGAHYVIKLKNNARLVHHAQHLVQYTNGTDYTKTEHQYFKMAYQADSWDRSRTVAIKATRKAETLLFSEFQFVVTDFAHLSPQTIFQLYQKRGNMENFIKEMKTGFFADKTDSPSFLANKARLALSFIAYNIIHLMKQLTFPQEQKTTVIDTIRFQLFHIAGKVTEHARQIQIRLSSTNVYNTLFWEVLTRIQRLNL
- a CDS encoding helix-turn-helix domain-containing protein — protein: MYYRIRNLRDDNDLSQTDMAKILSISQTTYSRYESGVLDIPTEALIKLAKYHNTSIDYLLNLTNQKTPYPRASYK
- a CDS encoding PTS system mannose/fructose/N-acetylgalactosamine-transporter subunit IIB, yielding MGNIVYTRIDDRLVHGQVMTAWVQVTKANEVLIVDDDVAKDTFLQMVMKSAMPNKVSLKVVTINEVKDYIENQEKGKNIFILVKTPLTVERLHEQEVNIQSLGVGGMGAREDRKTLYRNISASDEEKRALIHLNELGVDVFFQVTPDNTKVRLSNVLKGA
- a CDS encoding PTS mannose/fructose/sorbose/N-acetylgalactosamine transporter subunit IIC; amino-acid sequence: MQTNMIQATLIGLLYYLTVANSPWFTGLTSVSVRQPIVAGTIVGIILGEPTQGLIIGATLNAFFIGFISPGGAVSSEPGIAGIIGTSLAIMTNASPDVALSLAIPFGLLGTIIWNVRMTINSFFVHWMDKVVEEGDYRKIFFIHLVPSQISTFLISAVPVFLVVYYGGDSVQWFLSVLEGKPTEILEAIGGILPALGIALTLKVIMNRKGIIPFFLAGFFIVIYAEVPMLLLAVFATIIAYFYSDLKFAKQEG
- a CDS encoding PTS system mannose/fructose/sorbose family transporter subunit IID — protein: MEESYQLPEERRLTKRDLNKAYLYWISLSQATYSWERMMGPAMAGTMIPIMERIYPSNEEFKEERKEMMKRHMQFYNTEAWLTGPPVLSVIISMEEEKAAGVPIKHEDVSGMKTGLMGPMAGVGDTLRQATLIPIIGSIAISLGTEGNFLGPIFYMLATLILNYGFSYFSFHWMYKKGKEGINEIFASGALEKFMTMATAVGAVTIGGLAANTVNVTSSLTLNFGENQIVIQEILDTIIQGILPLGAVFLTLYLLVNKNWGSTKILLILIAIAIIGVLIGFL
- a CDS encoding mannitol dehydrogenase — encoded protein: MHATIIGGGRIGRGFVASLLKRNHVEITFFDTDQELVKNFEQYSSYTVHVLGNEKENTIINEYKINHINNSQAWADELTKTDIIFTAVGGKNLTSLGKIIGKNYQQALSREDVPSFILVTCENWMTPAEDLQQAIETQLADAEKYIFQRHVDITQAVIRASGTSAPNGEQTINPLDTWVQDYWALPVDGKRLQNHQKPNLQYFEFRDDFGEMLAQKIYTNNTSVALVAYLGYLKGINYVADAANDSDIEPILELGYEEINQALIYSLGVSEESQLEFSRVAEAKYKDYSIVDEVIRIGRDPIRKLASDDRLIGPANMAMDAGVNPKAISLATAAAIYFDYPKDPSSVELKRIRETQGIDAVLEEVCGISKESTLANLIKESILELKEHQWIKGEA